GATTTCTCTAAGTCCAAATTTTTGTAGCACTTGCACAATCGCCACCATTTTACCAGGATCACCCACAATTTCCAAAGTCAAAGAATCTTCAGCCACATCAACAATTCGCGCTCGAAAAATCTGAGACAATTCGATAATCTCTGAACGATTATTACTAGTAGCATTTACCTTCAGAAGCATCAATTCTCTTTCTACACAAGGAGTTTCTGTAATATCCTGCACTTTGAGAACATTAACTAACTTATATAGTTGTTTAGTCAGTTGCTCAATAATACGATCATCACCCGGTACAACCATTGTAATCCGAGATACTCCTTCTTGCTCCGCAGGACCTACAGCAAGACTTTCTATATTAAAACCTCGACGAGCAAATAAACTAGCAATGCGGGATAGAACCCCCGCTTCATCTTCAACGATAACTGACAACGTATGTTTCATCTGCGACTCAAGAAGCATGGTATAAATGCAGACCGGCACTCATGACTGCGAAGCGAATTTCTACCACGCTGAATTGTCGGTCTGAATTTCCATTTTATACTTAATAGTTAAAATCATTACGTTAATGTGAAAAAATTATAGGAAAAGTCAGGAAGAAGAAGCAGTAAAATCTCTTTGATACTTAATTTTTAATTTAAATTTTGTACTCCCATATTATTGGCAATATGCTCTATCTATTATTGGGTAGATGTGGGCTTTGAATTAAGGGCTTATATTTTGCTTATAGCGTTTCTTTTGTTGAGTGAGATACAAGAACCCCACCCCCAACCCCCTCCCCGCAAGGGATGCTACGGTGTACACACAAGTCTTCTAGAGTTGCCCCACAACGTTTAGATCCCCCCAACCCCCCTTAAAAAGGGGGGCTAAATTCTTCAAAGTCCCCCTTTTTAAGGGGGATTTAGGGGGATCAGATAACGTTTAGCATCCTGTCTAGAGATGTGTGTACACCGTAGGCAAGGGATGAGGGGACTATGATCTACCTCATTCAAGTGCATACCTGCATACCGCTATAGAAATAAATAACGATAGGAAAAAAGTATTTATGGGTTGGTTACAAAGACTTTTTGGCTTAGAAAAATCGGAAAGCGCCCAAGTTAATCCAAGCTCTAGCGATGATGCTAATACACAAACACTAGATCCAGAACGCATAGGATTAAATGGAGAATATGACCAAAGTGGTTTAGCAAAGCGCGTGGCATTAGCATTTGATCAAGATCCTGACCTTGATGATGTTGATACTCTCTGGGTTGCTCAAACAGGTGGCACTGTGGTGCTAAAAGGTCAAGTTCCCAGTCAAGATACTCTCGACCAAATGGTTGCTGTAGCTCACACGGTCAATGGCACCACAGATGTTGATACTACACAAGTTAGTATTGATTAAATTGGATATAGATTAACTAAATTCTCTTGTGGAATGGGCATCTTGCCTGCTAATAATACAAGGACGGGCAGGATGCCCATTCCACAAGATCGAATCATTTTTTTGTGAAGTTCTTTAAGAGGATGTTTGAAAAGTTTTGGGCGAATATAATTCGCTACTACACAAGCAAAGTCCAGATGGTGCGTGGACTAACGAAAAATTAAGGTTATTTAACCCACGAAGGTGGGTTTTGTCTGTGTAGCTGTGACTTCTAGTCGCTTCTAGTCGCCAGGTGGGTATAAATTAGACTTTTCAAACACCCTCTAAGCCGATTGAATGAACTACCCAATTATCAATTCCCATTTCCTATCCAATCTAAAATTGCTTGGTTAACTTGCTCTGGTGCTTCATCCTGGGGACAATGACCAACATCCTCCAAATATAGCAATTGTAATTTTTCGTTGTAGCCAACAAATTGATTTGCTAATTGTGGAGGCACAAATCGGTCTTTTTTTCCCCAAATTAACAACATGGGAATTGTTAAGTTTGGTAAAATTTTCTTGACACTAGGACTAAAATTAACCCCTGTTGTTGCTTTAAATAAGGCTCTAAAAGCACGCGCAGATCCCCTATCCTGGGGAGGTCCAGCTAAAATATCTATAAGTTCATCAGTAATGGCTTTGGGATTTGCATAAGCTAAACTAGCCCAAGGGCGCAGGACACTAGGACGACGGACAAAATAAAATAGTGGTTTTAATATTAATCTGGAAGTAAATATGCTTTTAATCCCGCTGACAAAAGGCTGTAAAGCAGTGGGAATCATTTCTTGCTCCAAATTAGGATCGGGTAAACTTATCATGACTATGCCCTTCACCATATCTGGATGGTTAGCGGCTGCGACTAGAGAAATCAGTGAACCGATGGAATTACCAACTAAAACAACTGGTTGACGGATAAAGGTTTTCCAAAAGTCGTAAACTTGCTCTACCCATAGTTCCACATTGTAATTAGTTGCAGCTTTTTCTGAAGCCCCAAACCCAATCATGTCTAAGGCGTAAACAGTGTGCGATTCACCCAAAACCTCCAAATTGTGTCGCCAATGACCAATGGAAGCACCAAACCCATGCAGTAAAATTAAGGGCGTTGTTTTTGCATAATTATGGGGAGGACGAATATAAGTATAACGGGTTTGCCAACCACGCCACACCCAGTCCCTTTGATTACCAACTCTTTGCTGCCAATGTCTTGCTGTGGTCACAGTTATCTCTTATTAATTAGTGGGAAACTATTAACCTTGTTCGTTCTTTCTTAATATGTTACATTATATTTGATTGACTTCCATGTATACCTAATTTTGTTATACTAGAGGAGTCTTCTAGATAGCATATATCTATGTATCCGATGAAGAAAGTTGTAACAATAGTTATTAGTGTAAAATATCATGTAATTTAAGTTAAATAATGCAGTGGAATCAACTCAGAGTCAAGCTATATAGTCATAAGACTTAATTACACTTCTCTTATGAACTTGCTACACTAGAGAGGGATAATTATTTTTCAATTCTGAGTTACCGTTGTATTTTGCCTTTGTTGGCATATCAAACTAAACTAACTAAATCAAGACCAGTCCAAATTCTTAACTAAAGAGCTGCCACTAATCATAATGCCTGTGATTGAGAAAAAAAGAACTCGCGATCTGCCCCAAATTAACGAACGGATTCGCTTCCCGAAAATTCGGGTGATTGACACTGATGGCGCACAACTGGGAATCATAACTCCGCAGGAAGCGATACAATTAGCAGAGGAAAAGGAATTAGACCTAGTGCTAATTAGTGACAAAGCTGATCCGCCAGTATGTCGAATAATGGACTATGGGAAATATAAGTTTGAGCAAGAGAAGAAGGCGCGGGAAGCGCGGAAGAAGCAGCACACGGCTGATGTGAAAGAAGTGAAAATGCGTTACAAAATAGAAGAACATGACTATAATGTACGCGTCAAACAAGCCGAACGCTTCCTCAAAGATGGCGATAAAGTTAAGGCTACTGTAATGTTCCGAGGTCGGGAAATTCAACACAGTGACCTGGCAGAAACGTTGCTTAAACGGATGGCTACGGATTTAGAGCCTTTTGGTGAACTCCAACAAGCACCAAAGAAAGAAGGGCGAAATATGATGATGCTAATTTCACCTAAAAAATAATCTTGTCAACAACATGGTAACGAATGCTGCATAAATTTAGTTAATAATAGAATCTAAAATTGACACTAGGGAAATTTTTCCCATTCCCTCAGCATTCGTCCCTATCTAGATTCTTGCCAATTTATTCTAAAATGATAGTCCTGACGGCTGAGTGAGAAAGATAATACTCAGTTGCTCAGGACTTTTGCTATGAAAAATGTTATGACATAGGAGTCACCGAGTCAGTAGGGGCGTATTGCTATACGCCCCTACTGAACCACGAAGGAGCGTTCGCGGAGCGTCTCGTAGAGATAGTACACGAAGGAAGAAGGAAGAAGGAATGAAAAATTAGTAGCTGGTCTCTAGGCTGATGTATTTTTTTTAAACTGTATTACTTACCTTTGTTACTGTGGTTAAGTAATAAAATCTATTACATACTAAGATAGGAATATTTAACGGAAAGTGTAAAATTCTCTTTTTTCTACATAATCCTGGCAAATGTATAGTTATTTTTACTTAGTTATCCCAGACAATAAAACTGTATGGAATCGAAAAATCATGGGTTTACTAGCAATCGAGGCTTTGTGGCACGACTGCTGAAGTGGGTAAATCTCCGTCCAGAAGAAGTTGAACGCACTTGGATGATGTTTGCTTTCTACACAACGGTAGCTGTGGGATTACGATGGGCAGAAGATAGCACTGTCGCCTTATTTTTAGATCAATATGGTGCAGGTCAACTACCTTGGGTTTATATTGCTAGTGCTGTGCTTGGTGCGGGACTGGTTGGTTTATTTTCTTGGTTGCAAAGGATTTTTCCTCTCCGTTGGGTGATTGTAGCGATTGTACCTTGTATGATCGTGCCTTTATTTTTACTAGTATTGTTGCATTGGGGAATTAGTGTTCCGTCTTTTGCAATGGTCATTATTTTTCTCCTCAGACTGTGGGTAGATGCTTGTTATGTAGTCAATGACCTAAATACTTCCATTGTTGCAAATCAACTCTTCAATATTCGGGAAATTAAACGGACTTACCCACTGGTTAGTAGTGGTTTATTAGTAGCAGATGTCATCAGTGGGTTTAGTTTGCCTTGGTTGGTAAAAGTCATGGCACTAAATCAGGTGATTATTCTCGCTTGTTTGGTGGTTCTCTGTGGTTCGGGAATTTTATTTCTTTTAACTTATAAATATCGTGGTGCTTTTCCCGCTACTCCCCAACGAGATATTCCTGAAGAACAAGGTACTCGCCATCGTCGCTTGCAAACTCCTCTAAAGCGTTATGTCTGGTATTTGTTTATCTTTGTCGCCCTGTTGCAAGTCATGGGCTTATTAATAGATTTTCAATATCTCAGAGAACTGAATGCTAATTTTGGTAATCAGGATTTGGCTAGTTTTTTGGGTCTGTTTGGAGGGATTGTGGGATTGTGTGAATTATTCACGCAATGGTTTGTTTCTAGTCGTCTGATTGAAAAGATTGGGGTATTTTCGACGGCGGCGCTGTTACCAATTACTGTAGGATTTTTATTACCATCAGCGATCGCTCTGTTGAGTTTCTTTCCTTCTATTCAAGCACAAACAGTTTTCTGGGGCTTAGTCAGTCTAAAATTCTGTGATGAACTTCTCCGCTATACCTTTGTTGTCAGTAGCGGACCAGTTTTATATCAACCTATTCCCGAAGAAATTCGCAGTTGGATTCAAACATTATCCGGTGGTACAGCCGAAGCTATTTCCAGTGGTTTAACGGGATTAGCAATTTTTACCACTTTGTTTTTTGTCGAACAATATGTGCCTGAATCCTTACAAAAATGGGTATTTGTGGGAGAAACGATGATTATCGCTGCCAGTTGTTTAAAAGTAGTCTGGGAATTGCGATCGCGCTACGTTGATTTATTGGTGTTAAGCGCTGAAAGAGGAGAAGTCAGTGCGGCCACTGTCGGGTTACGAGTATTCCAACAGGGAGTAGTCAAAGCCTTAGTAGAAACAGGTAATACAGCTGATAAAGCTGCTTGTGTCGAACTTTTAGCCCAAATTGATCTCCAGGGAGCAGCCGAGGTTTTAGCGCCATTACTTGCACAACTTCCACCAGCTTTACAATCTAAAAGCCTGGAAGTAATGTTATTAGCAGGTGCAAACCCAGCATACTTGAATGCAGTTAGTCCTCTCTTAGAACAGTCTCCAGCTACATTTGATCCAGAGGTGTTTGCTCTGGCTTTACGTTACGTTTACTTGGCTGATGTGAATCCTGATTTAAGCCTCTTAGAAAAGTACCTACATCCCCAATACCATTCACTAATTCGGGCTACCTCTGCCGCTTTACTCCTGCGTCAGGGAACACCTCACCAAAGAGTAGTAGCTACAAATACTATGCAGCAGATGCTAACTCATTCTCAGGAAAAAGAACGGATTAATGCTGTCAGAGCTTTCAGAGAATCTGTAGATATCCAAGAATTACAATTACATATTCCCAGCTTATTAACAGATAAATCTTTGCGGGTGCGTTGCGCTGTTTTGGAAATGATTGCTGCAACGAGGTTAGAACAATACTATTCAATACTATTGACCGCCCTATCTTATAAGTCTACCCGCACTACTGCTATTCATTCTTTAGTACAATTAGAGAACAACGGACTCCCTTTGTTATTACAACTAGCGACAAATATTTACAGACCGGAAGTAGTCCGAATGCACGCTTGGCGAACTATTGCTCTCATCGGTACTATAGAAGCACAGGAAAGTTTATGGATAAATTTAGAAACATCCTGGGGTAGTACCAGGGAATATATTCTGCGGAGCTTAATTAAAATTAACCAACAGTCAGAAAATCAAACTGTTGTGCTTATGTTAGATGAAAGCAGAATAGAAGCTTTAATTAAGGAAGAATTACGATTTTTAGGAGAAATTTATGCTGCTTATATAGACTTGCAATTAATTAATTCTCTAGACAATCATCACACTAATGAGAGATTAATTGCTATTGGTGAATTATTACAAACCGCACTATTAGAAGTAGAAATTGACGTTAAAGATCGATTGCTATTGCTACTAAAATTACTTTATTCTCCAGCTAAAATCCAAGCCGCAGCTTTGAATCTTCAATCTGAATCGGTGGTAAGTTTAGCCAGAGGTTTAGAAATATTAGACCATACTGTGAAATTATCATGTAAATTACTGTTACTGCATATTTTAGATCGCCGTCCACCACGGGAAAAACTCCAGCGTTTGATAGAATATGGAATTGTGGAACGGGAGAAAATGCCGGAGAATAAGGAAAAAGAATTAACTATCATTGCTAATCGTTTGCGTCATTTGATTAACATGAGTAATTTTCTCTCTGATTGGTGTTTGGCTTGCTGTTTTCATTTTGCCCAAGCAGCCCATATCCGCGTTAGTTCTGATCAAATTTTGGTAACTTTGCGTCATCCGACAGGCTTTGTCCGGGAAGCGGCTATATCCTATTTGAGTGTGGTTTCTGGGAGAATTGTGCAAGAAATTCTTCCTTACTTAAAAACAGATCCACATCCTCTGGTAGCGGCTCAAGTTCAGGAATTGATGAAACAAAACCGTAAGGTAAAAACAGAGAAATAAATTAAGAAGCATTTATCCACCAATTTCGCAAAGGATCATTTTTTGGTGGTACATAGTGTCCTTTAATCCGAATTGCATTGAGGACATTACTTAATACTAAAGAATCAATGCTTTGCTTCTCTGACCAATGTTTAATTATTTCTGGGGTTGATAAAATTTGAATATAGGGAGCTTCTTTGTGAATAAATGAAATTGCTTTTCTATCATCAGTTGCTATTGCCCATTTTCTCTGAACGGCTATTGCACAAGTAGCAGATTCACCATCATCAAGAATAGCAGCATAGTTGATAAAAGATTCCTCCTCTTCCTCTGATTCAAAATCTACAACTTTTAGTAAACCTTGTGCAATGGCTTCTTGAAACTCTAACACAGCATCATTTTCTTCTTCCTGAAGTAGTTGGAGTGTGTTTAATTCGCGTTCTTGTACAACTGTTGTAACAACAATTTCAGCAGGAAGAGATTTCAAAATTGTCAGAAATTGACCTGCCGCACAAAGGTTAAGTACACAACAAGCATCAAGTAAAATATGAGAGTGAGTAATTTGCATCTTTTCCTCACTTCCCAGCAGTTTGAATTTGACGCAAATCAAAATTCGTATCTTCTTCCATCATTCCGCTTGAATGTTCCCGTAATGCCTCTGCAATCCGACGAGCTTCTAAACGATTAACAGAGAGAAAATCAGCAAAACGCCCTTCCGTAATCAAACCTTGATCTAATGCTTCAATTGCAAGATGCTGATAGTG
The window above is part of the Dolichospermum sp. DET69 genome. Proteins encoded here:
- a CDS encoding alpha/beta fold hydrolase is translated as MTTARHWQQRVGNQRDWVWRGWQTRYTYIRPPHNYAKTTPLILLHGFGASIGHWRHNLEVLGESHTVYALDMIGFGASEKAATNYNVELWVEQVYDFWKTFIRQPVVLVGNSIGSLISLVAAANHPDMVKGIVMISLPDPNLEQEMIPTALQPFVSGIKSIFTSRLILKPLFYFVRRPSVLRPWASLAYANPKAITDELIDILAGPPQDRGSARAFRALFKATTGVNFSPSVKKILPNLTIPMLLIWGKKDRFVPPQLANQFVGYNEKLQLLYLEDVGHCPQDEAPEQVNQAILDWIGNGN
- the ilvN gene encoding acetolactate synthase small subunit — protein: MKHTLSVIVEDEAGVLSRIASLFARRGFNIESLAVGPAEQEGVSRITMVVPGDDRIIEQLTKQLYKLVNVLKVQDITETPCVERELMLLKVNATSNNRSEIIELSQIFRARIVDVAEDSLTLEIVGDPGKMVAIVQVLQKFGLREIARTGKISLTRESGVNTELLKTLQTKV
- a CDS encoding BON domain-containing protein, producing MGWLQRLFGLEKSESAQVNPSSSDDANTQTLDPERIGLNGEYDQSGLAKRVALAFDQDPDLDDVDTLWVAQTGGTVVLKGQVPSQDTLDQMVAVAHTVNGTTDVDTTQVSID
- a CDS encoding MFS transporter, with protein sequence MESKNHGFTSNRGFVARLLKWVNLRPEEVERTWMMFAFYTTVAVGLRWAEDSTVALFLDQYGAGQLPWVYIASAVLGAGLVGLFSWLQRIFPLRWVIVAIVPCMIVPLFLLVLLHWGISVPSFAMVIIFLLRLWVDACYVVNDLNTSIVANQLFNIREIKRTYPLVSSGLLVADVISGFSLPWLVKVMALNQVIILACLVVLCGSGILFLLTYKYRGAFPATPQRDIPEEQGTRHRRLQTPLKRYVWYLFIFVALLQVMGLLIDFQYLRELNANFGNQDLASFLGLFGGIVGLCELFTQWFVSSRLIEKIGVFSTAALLPITVGFLLPSAIALLSFFPSIQAQTVFWGLVSLKFCDELLRYTFVVSSGPVLYQPIPEEIRSWIQTLSGGTAEAISSGLTGLAIFTTLFFVEQYVPESLQKWVFVGETMIIAASCLKVVWELRSRYVDLLVLSAERGEVSAATVGLRVFQQGVVKALVETGNTADKAACVELLAQIDLQGAAEVLAPLLAQLPPALQSKSLEVMLLAGANPAYLNAVSPLLEQSPATFDPEVFALALRYVYLADVNPDLSLLEKYLHPQYHSLIRATSAALLLRQGTPHQRVVATNTMQQMLTHSQEKERINAVRAFRESVDIQELQLHIPSLLTDKSLRVRCAVLEMIAATRLEQYYSILLTALSYKSTRTTAIHSLVQLENNGLPLLLQLATNIYRPEVVRMHAWRTIALIGTIEAQESLWINLETSWGSTREYILRSLIKINQQSENQTVVLMLDESRIEALIKEELRFLGEIYAAYIDLQLINSLDNHHTNERLIAIGELLQTALLEVEIDVKDRLLLLLKLLYSPAKIQAAALNLQSESVVSLARGLEILDHTVKLSCKLLLLHILDRRPPREKLQRLIEYGIVEREKMPENKEKELTIIANRLRHLINMSNFLSDWCLACCFHFAQAAHIRVSSDQILVTLRHPTGFVREAAISYLSVVSGRIVQEILPYLKTDPHPLVAAQVQELMKQNRKVKTEK
- the infC gene encoding translation initiation factor IF-3 encodes the protein MPVIEKKRTRDLPQINERIRFPKIRVIDTDGAQLGIITPQEAIQLAEEKELDLVLISDKADPPVCRIMDYGKYKFEQEKKAREARKKQHTADVKEVKMRYKIEEHDYNVRVKQAERFLKDGDKVKATVMFRGREIQHSDLAETLLKRMATDLEPFGELQQAPKKEGRNMMMLISPKK